One segment of Theobroma cacao cultivar B97-61/B2 chromosome 9, Criollo_cocoa_genome_V2, whole genome shotgun sequence DNA contains the following:
- the LOC18590831 gene encoding uncharacterized protein LOC18590831 isoform X4 — translation MSDEGEKTCPLCEEDMDLTDQQLKPCKCGYEICVWCWHHIMDMAEKDETEGRCPACRSAYDKERIVGMAANCERLVAEINMERKMKSQKAKTKSSEGRKQLSSVRVIQRNLVYIVGLPLNLADEDLLQQREYFGQYGKVLKVSMSRTAAGVIQQFPNNTCSVACFGTTKYCHAWLRNVPCSNPDCLYLHEIGSQEDSFTKDEIISAYTRSRVQQITGATNNMQRRAGNMLPPPLDDYCPNSSASAAKPIAKNAPNNTTVSIPKGSPPNGSSVRSIALPAGASWGMRALNHPQTAGLACSNGPSKQKSDMVSSTLPFSSAVANTNQVSTLHGDVIKKPSEEIHAMHMMGKPDLLKPLKENASLDCRTTPLEKPPSPDVVSASKSLSSQLSCPPPSNYNDQCTNIPSNVTSSTFDHAEQSFISPSEKEGNISSTDGKIQSLCSDMSALTLDRNVLNGLSSLVRPSSSASDHGSSSSPGSQGLQQRYIDHYREPLSSPAAGRAVTSPNGVCISKEQSDWRTDMQTQAVANTSSEVEEDILSFDNQRLKDPEVISRSSYVPNSPSSLHLSNHSGSHSLHRNEGLGAINLNADTLFVDNKLSESLRFHGSSVSSLSNGYPEKYISSSSIGSDIITEGSLLLPNEGKGKKMGRFLGNAGSDAAKDTGESSIISNILSLDLDTWDESLASPQNLAKLFGDTDKQPSSLKLSSSWKGQNNNQSRFSFARQEDSKYHPFDVESSFSVFGQMPRNRSSSQDFAESRDLYLNKFGISNGFSSGNFEESDNFTSSPSVFSSNKLSAVSRAQISAPPGFSVPSRAPPPGFSSHERVDHGFDTTSGIHLMDNSSLLRNSYQAPASGGIGGSGDIEFVDPAILAVGKGSLQGGLNNSGLDMRSNFPPQLGPYENEARFQLLMQRSLSPHQNLRYDVGDSFSSLSDSYGISSRLIDQSQVNNMSPFAQLSLQQSRNSHMSNGHWDGWNEVQGGNSLGVAELLRNDRLGYNKFYSSYEGSKYRMPTSGDLYNRTFGM, via the exons ATGAGTGACGAGGGAGAAAAGACTTGCCCCCTTTGCGAGGAGGACATGGATTTGACTGATCAGCAACTCAAGCCTTGCAAATGTGGTTATGAG ATATGTGTTTGGTGTTGGCATCACATAATGGATATGGCTGAGAAGGATGAGACAGAGGGACGGTGCCCAGCATGTCGTAGTGCTTATGATAAAGAAAGGATTGTAGGGATGGCTGCGAATTGTGAGAG GTTGGTTGCTGAAATTAATATGGAGAGAAAGATGAAGTCACAAAAGGCAAAGACTAAATCTTCTGAAGGAAGGAAGCAACTGAGCAGTGTGCGGGTGATTCAAAGGAATCTTGTTTACATAGTTGGGTTGCCACTTAATCTGGCAGATGAAGAT CTTCTCCAGCAGCGAGAATATTTTGGTCAGTATGGGAAAGTTCTTAAAGTATCTATGTCTCGGACTGCAGCTGGTGTCATTCAGCAATTTCCAAACAATACATGTAGTGT GGCGTGCTTTGGTACAACAAAGTATTGTCATGCATGGCTGAGAAATGTG CCTTGCAGCAATCCTGATTGTCTATATTTGCACGAGATTGGTTCTCAAGAGGATAGTTTCACAAAAGATGAGATTATATCAGCATACACAAG gAGTAGGGTTCAACAAATAACCGGTGCAACAAACAATATGCAACGGCGTGCTGGAAATATGTTACCTCCACCACTGGATGATTATTGCCCCAACAGTTCTGCATCTGCAGCAAAACCTATTGCTAAAAATGCTCCAAAT AATACAACAGTGAGCATTCCTAAAGGTTCTCCTCCAAATGGAAGCTCTGTTAGATCTATTGCTCTTCCTGCTGGAGCATCATG GGGAATGCGTGCCTTAAACCATCCACAAACAGCTGGTTTAGCATGTTCAAATGGACCTTCTAAGCAGAAATCTGATATGGTTAGCAGCACATTACCATTTTCATCTGCTGTGGCAAACACAAATCAGGTTTCTACATTACATGGTGATGTTATAAAGAAGCCATCTGAGGAAATTCATGCTATGCATATGATGGGTAAACCTGATTTGTTAAAacctttaaaagaaaatgccAGTTTAGATTGTCGAACTACTCCACTAGAGAAACCTCCTTCACCTGATGTAGTTTCTGCTTCTAAATCATTGAGCAGCCAGTTATCTTGTCCACCACCATCCAATTATAATGACCAGTGCACTAATATACCATCAAATGTTACAAGCTCCACCTTTGACCATGCTGAGCAGTCTTTTATTTCCCCCAGTGAAAAAGAGGGGAATATTTCCTCTACTGATGGAAAGATACAGAGCTTGTGCTCGGATATGTCAGCACTGACCTTAGATAGGAATGTCTTGAATGGACTTTCCAGTTTAGTTAGACCAAGCAGTTCAGCTTCCGATCATGGATCAAGCAGCTCACCTGGTAGTCAGGGGTTACAACAACGTTATATTGATCACTATCGAGAACCTTTAAGTTCACCAGCTGCTGGGAGAGCTGTGACATCTCCCAATGGGGTGTGTATTTCAAAAGAGCAGTCTGATTGGAGAACTGATATGCAAACTCAAGCAGTGGCAAATACAAGTTCTGAAGTAGAGGAAGACATATTGTCTTTTGATAATCAAAGACTCAAGGATCCTGAAGTCATTAGCCGTTCAAGTTATGTGCCAAATTCACCAAGTTCGCTCCATTTATCAAATCATTCTGGGTCCCATTCTTTGCATCGTAATGAAGGTTTAGGTGCCATTAATTTGAATGCTGATACTCTCTTTGTAGATAATAAACTTAGTGAGAGTCTACGTTTTCATGGATCTAGTGTTTCTTCTTTATCAAATGGATACCCTGAGAAGTACATAAGCAGTAGTAGTATTGGTTCTGATATTATCACAGAAGGCTCCCTTCTGCTTCCAAATGAAGGGAAAGGGAAGAAGATGGGAAGATTCCTTGGTAATGCTGGGAGCGATGCTGCTAAAGATACAGGAGAGAGCAGCATAATCTCAAACATATTGTCGCTAGATTTGGATACATGGGATGAGTCCCTAGCCTCACCTCAGAACTTGGCTAAGTTGTTTGGTGACACTGACAAGCAGCCCAGTTCTCTCAAATTATCTAGTTCCTGGAAAGGACAGAATAACAATCAGTCCAGATTCTCCTTTGCGAGACAGGAGGATTCTAAATATCATCCATTTGATGTTGAGTCCTCATTTAGTGTCTTTGGGCAAATGCCAAGGAACCGCTCTTCCAGCCAAGATTTTGCAGAAAGCAGGGATCTCTATCTAAATAAGTTTGGAATTTCTAATGGTTTTTCTTCCGGTAACTTTGAGGAATCTGACAATTTTACCAGCAGTCCTTCAGTTTTCTCTTCTAATAAGCTTTCTG CAGTGTCAAGAGCTCAAATTTCAGCCCCACCTGGATTCTCTGTTCCTAGCAGGGCACCACCTCCAGGCTTTTCTTCTCATGAGAGAGTAGACCATGGTTTTGACACAACATCTG gaATTCATTTGATGGACAATTCCTCCCTGTTAAGAAATTCTTATCAGGCTCCGGCAAGTGGTGGTATTGGTGGCTCTGGGGATATAGAATTTGTGGATCCAGCAATTTTGGCAGTTGGTAAGGGTAGTCTTCAGGGAGGGCTTAACAATTCAGGCTTAGACATGAGATCAAATTTTCCACCACAGTTAGGTCCCTATGAAAACGAGGCCAGATTTCAACTATTGATGCAGAGATCTCTTTCTCCTCATCAGAACCTAAGATATGATGTCGGGGATAGCTTTTCTTCTCTTAGTGACTCTTATGGAATTTCTTCCAGGCTAATCGATCAATCCCAGGTGAACAATATGTCCCCATTTGCACAGTTGTCTCTTCAACAGTCAAGGAATTCACACATGTCAAATGGTCATTGGGATGGATGGAATGAGGTTCAGGGTGGAAACAGTCTCGGTGTGGCAGAGCTCCTCAGAAATGATAGATTGGGATATAACAAGTTTTATTCCAGTTATGAAGGTTCAAAGTACAGGATGCCCACTTCGGGGGATCTGTATAACAGAACATTCGGGATGTGA
- the LOC18590831 gene encoding uncharacterized protein LOC18590831 isoform X2: MSDEGEKTCPLCEEDMDLTDQQLKPCKCGYEICVWCWHHIMDMAEKDETEGRCPACRSAYDKERIVGMAANCERLVAEINMERKMKSQKAKTKSSEGRKQLSSVRVIQRNLVYIVGLPLNLADEDLLQQREYFGQYGKVLKVSMSRTAAGVIQQFPNNTCSVYITYSKEEEAIRCIQSVHGFVLDGRPLKACFGTTKYCHAWLRNVPCSNPDCLYLHEIGSQEDSFTKDEIISAYTRSRVQQITGATNNMQRRAGNMLPPPLDDYCPNSSASAAKPIAKNAPNNTTVSIPKGSPPNGSSVRSIALPAGASWGMRALNHPQTAGLACSNGPSKQKSDMVSSTLPFSSAVANTNQVSTLHGDVIKKPSEEIHAMHMMGKPDLLKPLKENASLDCRTTPLEKPPSPDVVSASKSLSSQLSCPPPSNYNDQCTNIPSNVTSSTFDHAEQSFISPSEKEGNISSTDGKIQSLCSDMSALTLDRNVLNGLSSLVRPSSSASDHGSSSSPGSQGLQQRYIDHYREPLSSPAAGRAVTSPNGVCISKEQSDWRTDMQTQAVANTSSEVEEDILSFDNQRLKDPEVISRSSYVPNSPSSLHLSNHSGSHSLHRNEGLGAINLNADTLFVDNKLSESLRFHGSSVSSLSNGYPEKYISSSSIGSDIITEGSLLLPNEGKGKKMGRFLGNAGSDAAKDTGESSIISNILSLDLDTWDESLASPQNLAKLFGDTDKQPSSLKLSSSWKGQNNNQSRFSFARQEDSKYHPFDVESSFSVFGQMPRNRSSSQDFAESRDLYLNKFGISNGFSSGNFEESDNFTSSPSVFSSNKLSVSRAQISAPPGFSVPSRAPPPGFSSHERVDHGFDTTSGIHLMDNSSLLRNSYQAPASGGIGGSGDIEFVDPAILAVGKGSLQGGLNNSGLDMRSNFPPQLGPYENEARFQLLMQRSLSPHQNLRYDVGDSFSSLSDSYGISSRLIDQSQVNNMSPFAQLSLQQSRNSHMSNGHWDGWNEVQGGNSLGVAELLRNDRLGYNKFYSSYEGSKYRMPTSGDLYNRTFGM; the protein is encoded by the exons ATGAGTGACGAGGGAGAAAAGACTTGCCCCCTTTGCGAGGAGGACATGGATTTGACTGATCAGCAACTCAAGCCTTGCAAATGTGGTTATGAG ATATGTGTTTGGTGTTGGCATCACATAATGGATATGGCTGAGAAGGATGAGACAGAGGGACGGTGCCCAGCATGTCGTAGTGCTTATGATAAAGAAAGGATTGTAGGGATGGCTGCGAATTGTGAGAG GTTGGTTGCTGAAATTAATATGGAGAGAAAGATGAAGTCACAAAAGGCAAAGACTAAATCTTCTGAAGGAAGGAAGCAACTGAGCAGTGTGCGGGTGATTCAAAGGAATCTTGTTTACATAGTTGGGTTGCCACTTAATCTGGCAGATGAAGAT CTTCTCCAGCAGCGAGAATATTTTGGTCAGTATGGGAAAGTTCTTAAAGTATCTATGTCTCGGACTGCAGCTGGTGTCATTCAGCAATTTCCAAACAATACATGTAGTGT ATATATTACTTATTCAAAAGAAGAGGAAGCAATTCGTTGTATCCAGTCTGTACATGGGTTTGTCTTGGATGGTAGACCATTAAA GGCGTGCTTTGGTACAACAAAGTATTGTCATGCATGGCTGAGAAATGTG CCTTGCAGCAATCCTGATTGTCTATATTTGCACGAGATTGGTTCTCAAGAGGATAGTTTCACAAAAGATGAGATTATATCAGCATACACAAG gAGTAGGGTTCAACAAATAACCGGTGCAACAAACAATATGCAACGGCGTGCTGGAAATATGTTACCTCCACCACTGGATGATTATTGCCCCAACAGTTCTGCATCTGCAGCAAAACCTATTGCTAAAAATGCTCCAAAT AATACAACAGTGAGCATTCCTAAAGGTTCTCCTCCAAATGGAAGCTCTGTTAGATCTATTGCTCTTCCTGCTGGAGCATCATG GGGAATGCGTGCCTTAAACCATCCACAAACAGCTGGTTTAGCATGTTCAAATGGACCTTCTAAGCAGAAATCTGATATGGTTAGCAGCACATTACCATTTTCATCTGCTGTGGCAAACACAAATCAGGTTTCTACATTACATGGTGATGTTATAAAGAAGCCATCTGAGGAAATTCATGCTATGCATATGATGGGTAAACCTGATTTGTTAAAacctttaaaagaaaatgccAGTTTAGATTGTCGAACTACTCCACTAGAGAAACCTCCTTCACCTGATGTAGTTTCTGCTTCTAAATCATTGAGCAGCCAGTTATCTTGTCCACCACCATCCAATTATAATGACCAGTGCACTAATATACCATCAAATGTTACAAGCTCCACCTTTGACCATGCTGAGCAGTCTTTTATTTCCCCCAGTGAAAAAGAGGGGAATATTTCCTCTACTGATGGAAAGATACAGAGCTTGTGCTCGGATATGTCAGCACTGACCTTAGATAGGAATGTCTTGAATGGACTTTCCAGTTTAGTTAGACCAAGCAGTTCAGCTTCCGATCATGGATCAAGCAGCTCACCTGGTAGTCAGGGGTTACAACAACGTTATATTGATCACTATCGAGAACCTTTAAGTTCACCAGCTGCTGGGAGAGCTGTGACATCTCCCAATGGGGTGTGTATTTCAAAAGAGCAGTCTGATTGGAGAACTGATATGCAAACTCAAGCAGTGGCAAATACAAGTTCTGAAGTAGAGGAAGACATATTGTCTTTTGATAATCAAAGACTCAAGGATCCTGAAGTCATTAGCCGTTCAAGTTATGTGCCAAATTCACCAAGTTCGCTCCATTTATCAAATCATTCTGGGTCCCATTCTTTGCATCGTAATGAAGGTTTAGGTGCCATTAATTTGAATGCTGATACTCTCTTTGTAGATAATAAACTTAGTGAGAGTCTACGTTTTCATGGATCTAGTGTTTCTTCTTTATCAAATGGATACCCTGAGAAGTACATAAGCAGTAGTAGTATTGGTTCTGATATTATCACAGAAGGCTCCCTTCTGCTTCCAAATGAAGGGAAAGGGAAGAAGATGGGAAGATTCCTTGGTAATGCTGGGAGCGATGCTGCTAAAGATACAGGAGAGAGCAGCATAATCTCAAACATATTGTCGCTAGATTTGGATACATGGGATGAGTCCCTAGCCTCACCTCAGAACTTGGCTAAGTTGTTTGGTGACACTGACAAGCAGCCCAGTTCTCTCAAATTATCTAGTTCCTGGAAAGGACAGAATAACAATCAGTCCAGATTCTCCTTTGCGAGACAGGAGGATTCTAAATATCATCCATTTGATGTTGAGTCCTCATTTAGTGTCTTTGGGCAAATGCCAAGGAACCGCTCTTCCAGCCAAGATTTTGCAGAAAGCAGGGATCTCTATCTAAATAAGTTTGGAATTTCTAATGGTTTTTCTTCCGGTAACTTTGAGGAATCTGACAATTTTACCAGCAGTCCTTCAGTTTTCTCTTCTAATAAGCTTTCTG TGTCAAGAGCTCAAATTTCAGCCCCACCTGGATTCTCTGTTCCTAGCAGGGCACCACCTCCAGGCTTTTCTTCTCATGAGAGAGTAGACCATGGTTTTGACACAACATCTG gaATTCATTTGATGGACAATTCCTCCCTGTTAAGAAATTCTTATCAGGCTCCGGCAAGTGGTGGTATTGGTGGCTCTGGGGATATAGAATTTGTGGATCCAGCAATTTTGGCAGTTGGTAAGGGTAGTCTTCAGGGAGGGCTTAACAATTCAGGCTTAGACATGAGATCAAATTTTCCACCACAGTTAGGTCCCTATGAAAACGAGGCCAGATTTCAACTATTGATGCAGAGATCTCTTTCTCCTCATCAGAACCTAAGATATGATGTCGGGGATAGCTTTTCTTCTCTTAGTGACTCTTATGGAATTTCTTCCAGGCTAATCGATCAATCCCAGGTGAACAATATGTCCCCATTTGCACAGTTGTCTCTTCAACAGTCAAGGAATTCACACATGTCAAATGGTCATTGGGATGGATGGAATGAGGTTCAGGGTGGAAACAGTCTCGGTGTGGCAGAGCTCCTCAGAAATGATAGATTGGGATATAACAAGTTTTATTCCAGTTATGAAGGTTCAAAGTACAGGATGCCCACTTCGGGGGATCTGTATAACAGAACATTCGGGATGTGA